Genomic segment of Euleptes europaea isolate rEulEur1 chromosome 6, rEulEur1.hap1, whole genome shotgun sequence:
ATGGTGGTCCCGTTCACCAGTTACTCAGAATGAGTTCGATACAGAGTTCAGTAAAGAGTCTTCATCAACCATCCGCATGTGTTCAACTTCAAGAAGGAGCCTTTATCAACCAGCTCTAATACTTGGCACCAACCCATTCAAATCAAGATCACAGACAAGTTTCACTTTTGTTCTGTAGCTGGGTTAGCGTCAGAGCCAGACAGAGGCAGAAACGATCCACTAATGACTTACCCATGCTTTCTCTGGATCCCCAACTGTCCTGTGACCACCCCCAACACTGTATCTAGACAGTCCTCAAGCACATTTTTGACGTGTTAATAATCCATTTGCCAGACCCACTGGAAGTTCCACACTCAACCTATGCAAAGAGGAGTCTCTGTGTTCCCTCCTAGTCCAAGGCAGAGCATATCGAGCCACGTGTTTCTTGATCTCATACTGAGTCTGTAGTGGAGAAAGACAAGAGGTAGCCCCTTTGGCCTCACTGGCCTGGCAGCTAGGCAGTACTTGAAGGAAATCTGTCATGCAGGAAAAGGGCCAGCTTTTTTGTTTACCTCAAAAGAGGTGTAATTCCTTCTTACATGTTTCTCCTTGAGTCTTCTACACAGTCTCTACTTTTAGATCATAACTTACATCATTGGAATTTGGTGGATAATTTGCAGATGACTCTATGGAAGGGATCTCAGCATCTGTCCTAATAGTGTTTGGTTCGATCAATATGGCCTGGAAAACAAAAGGGCAAAGGCTCACATGTATTCCCATTGCCTTCCACATCCCTAACTCTGGAATGATCATATTCTGCATCCCCATCCCAACCAAAGCCATCTTCTTAATCATCTGAAATAACTGCCCCCGTCATATGCCCATTTTGTACCAAGTCCCCTCTCCATATGCCCAGTTTGTACTAACCTTGGCATCTTCTTCTTTGCAGATTATTACATACATGCTTATCATGCACTTAAACCAGAATACACCAAAAGCAAATGCTGTAATTGAATTCCCAAACTAAAAGGATGTAATTAGAAGGGAGCAATTATCATCCTGGTGAGAATCATAGTCACCTCATTGGAGTCAGAGCGGGTTGCCCGGCACCAAAAATAGGCAGTGGCAGATGCGATGCAAAATTCCAGGATAGTGAATGTCAGCAACACAATGGCAATCCTGTTGCCCGTCTACTCCACAAAGAAAGCATATAAGAATATTACAAGACATTGAACGAATTGAAATAGATTTTCTTTCCCAGGCTGCCTAgatttatacatatttttctcTGCAAAGGGAATGCACCAAAACGATCTTTCAGGATATAAACCACATGTCAGCAGAGGCTCCTTTTTTTATAATGGCAGAATTCAGCCCGGGTGGAAATCAACTTTGTGTGGGTGTTGATCTGCAAACAGCAGATGATGCTCTGATTCAGAATGTTCTTCCTAGTCTGGATTATTTTACTTGAGCAAACAACCTTTTTAGTATTTAATATGCAAGCTATTTGAGAATATGTATGTAGCTGCAAGTATGAGTAAGACAGGGAGGGAGAAGACTGTGTTGTTCCCAGCACAATCTGTCCCCAGTCTTTCAAGATTTGTAATGGAATGCTTCCATGGTGCTAATCaccttgggatagggttgccaacctccaggtggtgcctggagatctcccactattacagctgatttctaggtgacagagatcagttcacctggagaaaatggctactttggcaggtggactctacagcattatatcccatttaagtccctcctttcccaaactctggtcaggctccatccccaaaatatccaggtatttcccaacctggagcttggaaCCCTACCTTGGAACCCCTCTCAACTAGGATTTGAAACCATAATTTTAAGTTGGGTTAGTAAACCCTAGCTAAGTGAGAGGACTAGTTGCTAGCATTTACCACGGTTAACATCAGTGGTAGTTAAGGTGGGCAGGAGAAGGTCTGGAGGAAATAATGCTGGAGAAGGAGCCCAGGGGAAGAGACATGGAACAGCATGGCCTGCTCCCAATCTCAGAACCATGATGGGCTGGCTCCTCAGGCTTCCCGGACAGCTGCTGCTGCGAGTCGCcttgttttcccccctccagcagcCCGCcctgcaattgcccgccaatccacctggctgctcagGAGCAGAAATAGCATGCGTGTGCGGCAGTGCACACGCAATTACGTCACTTcaaggtttacccccagaagcacaGCATCACcacggccactttagcactcaaggAGGTTGAGTGCTAAAGCTGCTGCGCTTCTGGGGCTAAACCCAGACATGAAGTAATCGTGTGCATGTGGCCCCGTGTGCACATGCATGTGAtctccccagccccgccccctaaaacctcccaccgatcgagagggggaacctggcaaccctactccccgcTCATCAGAGCTTCGCCACCGATCAGCTGTTTTCctgatcagctgtttggtggcGAGGCAGGAGGATGGGGCATCAGCTCACCTGACGCAAACAGGCTTCCTGGCTTGTCAGCCTGTTTTGCTGCCGTTGCTCCCCACGTTGGGGTGGTCATCCggggctgcttctttctccaGCGCCCCTGTTGGGGCCACCCCAAACAAACTGTCATTGTGTAGATGATGCGGatcgctccccctcccttccctcaccTGCTTCCGCCTACCAACTTGCTGAGAGTCGGTGGGCAAGGGAAGcaatgggcggtagattgcccACCCTAACCGGGCAGTTGGGGACCCTAGCTGTCAGGCACCAGGGCCCAAGCATAGTCTGGGTTTGTTACAAGTTTGAAATATGTCACAAATGCTCATCATCCTATCCTATACATACAATCtcatgaagacagttttatttctgaaatataGGATTAGCAGGAGACCCAGCAGGGGACCTGCCTGAGCTTTAATATCAATGGAGACCTTCCTATGAGAACACAACTTGTTGGGGATAAGGTTGGCAGAGACCCACGCAAGGGCAGCTACTCCTTCCCCAGGAAGTGAGCTTGATGCCATCTCTGCAGGCCTTCCAGAAAAAGATGAAAACATTCTTGGTCAGGGCTAGTAGGGCTATCAGGAAATTCCCAGGAGATCACCTAGGGTGCCATGTATTGAGGGGGGCACCAAAGATGAGAGTTGAACCACTTGTTTCCCATGTGTTTTTCTTCTGAAGGCTGAACGGAAGCCACTTCCCACCTGCcatccttctttcccttccttctcttaGGCCTGTGTAAGTGCCAGCTGTTTCCACTGCTGCTGCGCCACCATCAGCATCCAATGGCCAAATAGAGCTTAtctattttattgttatattgttcATTTTGAATGTCCAGTAAGTAAAATATTCATTCTAGCCTTCCCACTTTTCTGTCTTTTGacggggagagaaaagaaagaaagaacacttTGGGACCAGCCCTGATTCTTGTTTCAGAAAGCTTTCAATCTGATAGATTCTTGATAGCACTGATTCCTCTTTTATTGCCTCCTGTTTTATCCTGTTTAGAGGtatgtttttaaatacaaaataataTAGAAACATATCTCAAAACAGGATAAAATAAGACTCTTAAGTCTGATTAACATCAGGGGAacaaggaagcagagaaaagttGCCTAATAAAAGATAAGCAATTGGATCTGCATGCTTAACAGCCCTTCCCCCAATTCACCATCTGGATACATCCTAAGCAACTTGCAAATGCTATAAAAGTATTTGTCCTGCATTTTTTTCCCtgataaaaagagagagagaatgactgtaCCCACCCCCCTGAGCCTTCTACTGCTTCCAAAGGGTTATTTCTGGTGACAAGGCTGTTGTTAAGGTATAGAAACCTACCATGACCAAGGAATAGTGATGGTTATCTTCAGAGTAAAATGGCCCATTTATGCTCAGATCTACTATAAAAGTCAGTATTCCAAGTAACGCAAAGATGGCACTGATGATATTCATGGCTTGTGAGCCCTTCACCTGAAAAACACAAATACTGAATGCAGGTTACTGCTGGGAGGAGGATAGTGTGAAACAGGGTGCTAGCTGCTGTGCAGCTTGGAAGGCCTGCTTACTCTCTACTTCCCCATCTGTGGTCTTCAGGAATCTCTCTGTGCCTCAAATCAAATGTCAAGTGTTAATGATGATACTTTTGTACTTCACTGCACTATACACAGATCACAGGACTGTCAGCTACAGAAACTGGTTAGGTTCAGGCTGGCCAGGTCTACCACTATAGCTGCCTCCTGCAGCAAGCCAGCAACTCCCAACACCTCTCAGTAGGCCAGCAGAAGTAAAAACAATTAAttataatactttttaaaatttaaaattgccATCATGGCAatgatgtgatgtcatttctgggctgCAAAATTTAAAATGGCCAACATGGCAatgatgtgatgtcatttctgggctgATCCCAGAACTGGCATCATGCCACTTCAGCAGAAATTTCGCTGCACCCAAgaacatcatgatgtcacttccaggttgggcCCAGCAATAACGTCACTCTGTTGTGGCAATGGCACCTCCCTCCTATCCCTGCctcccagtctcccactggttatAAACTGTTGACTGGCAATCTGAGTtagaaatattgtcaaaggctttcacggtcagagttcattggttcttgtaggttatccaggctgtgtgaccgtggtcttggtattttctttcctgacgttttaacctacaagaaccaatctgagTTAGGTTTCTAGAGACAGAAAATAATCATTACAGGAGTTGTGTTATGATACAGACTATGCTTTGGATCTCATGCAGAATCTCCATTGATGGAAGGGATTTGTGTCAATAGAATAGGATTTCCCCCTCAGATGCCCCCCACCAAGGCTGCTCTTATGGGACAGGGGAACCTAGGAACAGCATCAGGGGAGAAATGGAGATCTGATACCAGgtgggggaattggcaaaaaaaaaaaaaaaaaaaaaaaacccaaaccccatTACTAGAAATATTCATTCCagaggatccaacccatcatttcATGTTCTTTATACTCTTATTTCTTTTGGTCCATTGACATCACTGATCAAATGAATTAAATGGGTTTTGAAATATCCCCCCAAACCTGCATTATTTATGGCCAACAGCAGGATGGGTGTGCATGCCATGGGCAAAAATGCCCTATTGTGGCACTCCTAGCTCTCTGAAAAAGCTATTGCCTGTCTATCCCAATGAACCAGCTCTCCTCAGTATAAAATCTTGGCCTTCCAAACAGTGAGTTCattcacagcccattcccgaGCTGGCGGCGTgtgggacggcggggaggaggtgctgcCGCAGCGCAGCGGTTCCCGGCAcgctgaaaacattttaaaagcctttttgcggcttttaaaattttaaatggggctttttgccccatagagaatagaaAGGCTGAGGCTGCTAAAAAGCAGACACAGCAACACCATCCTTAGCACTGGTgtccagggctgaaaggggacaggaggctgcatAATGGCAGCTCTTCAccccggaacaccccaggaatgcctcctggggccCCTGGAAAGCAAGGGCGGCCCTTTACGCCGGTGGATGCCGGcggaaagccctgccagcattCCAGGGTGGCACTGCCCCGGCGGCACCCAGCATCTGGGCCTCCACGCTGGTGCTGAGGCCACTAACGCCGGGATAAGTAGCCCGGGCACCGGCACAGGGAGCCCGAACGCCAGCGCAGCGCCTTCcaggcctcctaaggacttttgcccttgaaggtcaggaatacGCTGTTGGTTTCACAGAGGTACGAAACCTCACCCCAAAAGACTTTCTTCATCATTCTTCCCATAAAACTGAAGACTGAAAAGCATGCCAAAATCTTGCCGCCCCCTCCCTTGGGTGTTTACTGTGTGATGTCAGCCCCATTACATTCAGTGGGGATGACTCCCATGTTATGTGTTCTGACCTAAAGCTGAGTATTTCTAATAACTGGCAGGGATGGGCTAGGATGCTCTTGGCAGCCTACGCCGGAAATAGGAAACATTTTTCCTTATTCCCATACAGAGTGAATTTTTAAGAAGTGGGACTGCTGCAAAGGTCACTATAAAAGGAAGTAACATAACAATTGGCATCCACATATTGCTTAAAGCGACTCTCATTCCTGAGGGGAGTGAAGCTCCATAAATGCctgtttaacccaggataatgggcacttatgccatcctggGTGGCACACATGCCGGTGCCTGTCCGCCCCGGAGGGTGCAGTCCTCCACCGCTACAGCCACCATGCCGggcctaaatcctggaagcaggAGGCTGCACCGGCatcggggtgggtgggatggggcattcccagggcattcccagggacggagctgacattagtcatctttctaacccctttcgccctgggaacacccccttgagctgcggcaCGGTTGTGTCAACTTTATCAgttggcacagcctcactgttttcaatggggcatttccccctttcccccttttttattttaaaaaagctttttcccctctgtggtggctgagaagcctctgaggaggcagcatggctccACCGCTTCCAGCCACCGTGGGTCTAcccctccctcaggaatgggctgcccatcctaAGGGGAATAGGGAATTTAATCTGCAGTAAAGGAAGCGGAAGTGATGCTCCAGTGTACAGATTGTACGCTTTGGCGTCTGATCAATGTGAATGggggcttttccacatgctcGGCTTATACCTGATTTTCTTGTGAGTTGATCCATAAGCACTGGAATCAGTGTGGGCACAGGTGTTTCCGCATGTCTGCATACTCTATGCATTTTCACAATTGTGGAGCCAGTTTACtttcttctgcatgtgccttAAATGATGAGGATGGGTGCAGTCTTCATTGGCGGTGTAATCGATGGTGTCACAGcatccccctctttttttaaaaaataaagacactaaaatattgatatatcactggagcattgtaacaataggcttagtaggttctctgaattcccagtttccattttttttttaaagtaaggctctagtccagtggttcccaacctttttttgaccagggaccactaggacttttttgttcggtgcagggaccccaaggttcaaaataaaaattcagagaatttgaaaataaactttaatcataactgttagttaaacattaaacttacaataatatttgaatatatatattttataatagagaacttttaattgaaaatattaatttattatgggtttataactttgtttcgcggaccttaatttagttcccgcggacccctgggggtccacggacccctggttgggaaccagtgctctagaatcTTCCCTCACAGAGCTATAAGGAAAAAGGCGAAGGACggagatagagacttactttttaaaaatggaagctgagaatctggagaacctcctaagcctattgttacaatgctccagGGACATATCAATATCTTTgtgtctttattttaaaaaaggaaggggatGCTGTGGCAccaaaaagcaagcaagcaaacaaacaaacaaaaaacaaaaccctaggTTTGTCCTAAGGGGACTGGAGCCAGGGTAAATTAAAAGAGAATTGTAATGCACCATAACATCTGTGAATATTTCCTCAATGAGGGATAATTGTTAAGAGATGGCTCTGTTCAGCTAAGAGTTTGGATAAGATTCCCCCTCCCAAAGAGGAGGAGAGGATGTTAAGAAATTACAGTTATTAGTGGGgaacagagagacagagaagcaGACAGCCATGAGTTAGGTTAGTGGGGACAAGATCTCTCTGTCTGGGAATATGGAgtgcctctttcctttctccaGCCTTCTGCATGTGTAAACCGAGCATTACCGAAACACCAGACGACTCTATTTCTTTCTCCTCCAAAGGGAACTAGCTTAGGATGTGATGCCCCTGGAATCCACTCAGGAGAGTAGGGACGCACAGAACAATATCTTCTATCCTCTAAATGCCCTCCTCCAAATGGTCTGCACGTAACTGAACTCCATATAGTAGCCTAATGAATTCTAACTCCATATGGAAAATGTTCCAATTCACAATTAGGACTGAAGTAAACTTACCAAAGGATATAAGTGCCATTGCATAACAAATAAACCCACCACTGTGTTCACTTTAAAAAACATCTCCTGTTCCATAGATATATTCCAGAGTAGCCCTTGCACACCTTGTCTGCTCAAAAGCAAGTGTGATGCCATTGTTAATTAGACCAGGATctagaagacctgggttcaaatccacactctgctatGACATTTGCTGgctgatgttgggccagtcacattacTCTAGCAGCCTAAACTCTCAGGATTACTGTAAGGATGAAATGAGGAAGGACCATCTATGCTTCCCTGAATTCTTTGGATGAAGCATGTTATAAAATACACTCGCTAAGAAAATCTTGTTAATCCTATTGCCCAATATATTCATCATTTAGCACTACTAGTTAAGATAGTTacatcccccctcctttcagcaGGTGGCATCTGTCCATTCAGGGTAATGGGGTAATGATTTCCTCACATTTTGGCCTAGTGATTTATGTGCAGAGTAAACTAGAATA
This window contains:
- the LOC130479173 gene encoding membrane-spanning 4-domains subfamily A member 12-like isoform X3, producing the protein MQAMGTIRLGRRAVMYTVETIPKGKNRVLGYIVSGCLSIGAEKSPTECAVKGSQAMNIISAIFALLGILTFIVDLSINGPFYSEDNHHYSLVMTGNRIAIVLLTFTILEFCIASATAYFWCRATRSDSNEAILIEPNTIRTDAEIPSIESSANYPPNSNDVSYDLKVETV
- the LOC130479173 gene encoding membrane-spanning 4-domains subfamily A member 12-like isoform X1, which produces MQAMGTIRLGRRAVMYTVETIPKGKNRVLGTIQIMTGFIHISFGIILSTLTSVYTSFFVSGEIPFLGGASYIVSGCLSIGAEKSPTECAVKGSQAMNIISAIFALLGILTFIVDLSINGPFYSEDNHHYSLVMTGNRIAIVLLTFTILEFCIASATAYFWCRATRSDSNEAILIEPNTIRTDAEIPSIESSANYPPNSNDVSYDLKVETV